From the Natrarchaeobaculum aegyptiacum genome, one window contains:
- the ilvB gene encoding biosynthetic-type acetolactate synthase large subunit: MSERAASVTPDETDEQDDDQHATTETELESEREAADSKPAPVTTGAEAVVRALENAGVEYAFGVQGGAIMPVYDALFDSDIYHVTMAHEQGASHAADAYGIVSGEPGVCLATSGPGATNLVTGIADADMDSDPMVALTGQVPTAFVGNDAFQETDTTGVTAPVTKDNTFSTDPDRVGTDVSEAFALAREGRPGPTLVDLPKDVTKSETEREPDGPAVPETYHVQERADPEIVAAAAERIENASRPVMLLGGGVIKGEASDVCREFAIDHEIPVITTMPGLGAFPEDHELSLEMAGMHGTGYANMAISLTDTLIAVGTRFDDRLTGGIETFAPDAEVIHVDIDPAEISKNIHADYPLVGDAGTVVSQLAEAVTESPRATKWRAQCQQWKSDYSMAYQTPDDAPVQPEFVVEALDEATSDQAIVTTGVGQHQMWACQYWTFTEPRTWVSSHGLGTMGYGLPAAIGARLAADDDQEVVCIDGDGSFLMTLQELSVAVRENLDITVAVLNNEYIGMVRQWQDAFFEGRHAASDYHWMPEFDKLAEAFGAQGFRIDEYDEVPDTIEEALAYDGPSVIDVHIDPAANVYPMVPSGGDNNLFALTEDQL, encoded by the coding sequence ATGAGCGAACGCGCAGCATCGGTCACACCAGACGAGACGGACGAACAGGACGACGACCAGCACGCGACCACCGAGACGGAACTCGAGTCCGAGCGCGAGGCCGCCGATTCGAAACCGGCGCCCGTCACCACGGGTGCCGAGGCCGTCGTGCGCGCCCTCGAGAACGCGGGCGTCGAGTACGCCTTCGGCGTGCAGGGCGGGGCGATCATGCCCGTCTACGACGCCCTCTTCGACTCGGACATCTACCACGTGACGATGGCCCACGAACAGGGCGCATCGCACGCCGCAGACGCTTACGGTATCGTCTCCGGCGAGCCGGGCGTCTGCCTGGCGACCTCGGGGCCGGGCGCGACGAACCTCGTCACGGGCATCGCGGACGCCGACATGGACTCGGACCCGATGGTCGCCCTGACGGGACAGGTCCCGACGGCGTTCGTCGGGAACGACGCGTTCCAGGAGACAGACACCACGGGTGTCACTGCCCCGGTCACGAAGGACAACACCTTCTCGACCGACCCCGACCGGGTGGGAACGGACGTCAGCGAGGCCTTCGCGCTCGCTCGCGAGGGCCGACCCGGTCCGACGCTGGTCGACCTGCCCAAAGACGTCACCAAGTCCGAGACCGAGCGCGAACCCGACGGCCCCGCGGTCCCGGAGACCTACCACGTCCAGGAGCGGGCCGATCCCGAGATCGTCGCGGCCGCAGCCGAACGGATCGAGAACGCCTCGAGACCCGTGATGTTGCTCGGCGGCGGCGTCATCAAGGGTGAGGCCAGCGACGTCTGTCGGGAGTTCGCGATCGATCACGAGATCCCGGTCATCACGACGATGCCCGGCCTCGGCGCGTTCCCCGAGGACCACGAACTCTCACTCGAGATGGCGGGCATGCACGGTACCGGCTACGCCAACATGGCGATCAGCCTCACCGATACGTTGATCGCCGTCGGCACGCGGTTCGACGACCGCCTGACCGGCGGCATCGAGACCTTCGCGCCCGACGCGGAGGTCATCCACGTCGACATCGATCCCGCCGAGATCAGCAAGAACATCCACGCGGACTACCCGCTGGTCGGCGACGCCGGCACCGTCGTCTCCCAGCTGGCCGAGGCCGTCACCGAGTCGCCCCGGGCAACCAAGTGGCGCGCCCAGTGCCAGCAGTGGAAGTCCGACTACTCGATGGCCTACCAGACGCCCGACGACGCGCCGGTCCAGCCGGAGTTCGTCGTCGAGGCGCTCGACGAAGCCACGAGCGACCAGGCGATCGTGACCACCGGCGTCGGCCAGCACCAGATGTGGGCCTGCCAGTACTGGACCTTCACCGAGCCACGCACGTGGGTCTCGAGTCACGGGCTCGGGACGATGGGCTACGGCCTGCCCGCCGCGATCGGTGCCCGACTCGCCGCCGACGACGACCAGGAGGTCGTCTGCATCGACGGCGACGGCTCGTTCCTGATGACCTTACAGGAACTCTCCGTGGCCGTCCGGGAGAACCTGGATATCACCGTCGCGGTGCTCAACAACGAGTACATCGGGATGGTTCGACAGTGGCAGGACGCCTTCTTCGAGGGCCGTCACGCCGCCTCCGACTACCACTGGATGCCGGAGTTCGACAAGCTCGCCGAAGCCTTCGGCGCGCAGGGCTTCCGCATCGACGAGTACGACGAGGTCCCAGACACCATCGAAGAAGCACTCGCCTACGACGGCCCGTCGGTGATCGACGTCCACATCGATCCCGCGGCGAACGTCTACCCGATGGTGCCAAGCGGCGGCGACAACAACCTGTTCGCACTGACGGAGGATCAGCTATGA
- the leuC gene encoding 3-isopropylmalate dehydratase large subunit, translating to MSEGTLYDKVWDRHTVTTLPTGQDQLFVGLHLIHEVTSPQAFGMLRERDLEVAYPELTHATVDHIVPTADQSRPYEEDAAEEMMSELEQNVRDAGIEFSDPDSGDQGIVHVIGPEQGLTQPGKTIVCGDSHTSTHGAFGALAFGIGTSQIRDVLATGTVAMEKQKVRKIEVEGKLAEGVEAKDVILEIIRRLGTEGGVGYVYEYAGSAIEDLGMEGRMSICNMSIEGGARAGYVNPDETTYEWLEGTDYFQENPEKFDELKPYWESIKSDDDAEYDDVVTIDADELEPVVTWGTTPGQGVGITNPIPAPEDLPADKADTARRAQEHMRVEPGETMEGYQIDVAFLGSCTNARLPDLRRAAAIVEGRQVHDDVRALVVPGSQRVQRTAEAEGLKDTFEEAGFEWRNAGCSMCLGMNDDQLEGDEASASSSNRNFVGRQGSKDGRTVLMNPQMVAAAAIEGEVTDVREMKEVQTA from the coding sequence ATGAGCGAAGGCACACTGTACGACAAGGTCTGGGATCGACACACGGTCACGACACTGCCGACCGGACAGGATCAACTGTTCGTCGGACTCCACCTCATCCACGAGGTGACGAGTCCGCAGGCGTTCGGGATGCTCAGAGAGCGCGACCTCGAGGTCGCCTACCCCGAACTCACCCACGCGACCGTCGACCACATCGTCCCGACGGCCGACCAGTCTCGTCCCTACGAGGAGGATGCGGCCGAAGAGATGATGAGCGAACTCGAGCAGAACGTCCGCGACGCGGGCATCGAGTTTTCGGACCCCGACAGCGGCGACCAGGGGATCGTCCACGTCATCGGCCCGGAGCAGGGGCTGACCCAGCCCGGCAAGACGATCGTCTGTGGCGACTCCCACACCAGCACGCACGGCGCGTTCGGCGCGCTCGCGTTCGGCATCGGCACCAGCCAGATCCGCGACGTGCTCGCGACGGGCACCGTCGCCATGGAGAAGCAAAAAGTCCGGAAGATCGAAGTCGAGGGTAAACTCGCTGAGGGCGTCGAAGCGAAAGACGTCATCCTCGAGATCATCCGCCGACTCGGCACCGAAGGCGGCGTCGGCTACGTCTACGAGTACGCCGGCTCCGCCATCGAGGACCTCGGGATGGAAGGCCGGATGTCCATCTGTAACATGTCCATCGAGGGCGGCGCTCGCGCAGGCTACGTCAACCCCGACGAAACCACCTACGAGTGGCTCGAGGGGACCGACTACTTCCAGGAGAACCCCGAGAAGTTCGACGAACTGAAACCCTACTGGGAGTCGATCAAATCGGACGACGACGCCGAGTACGACGACGTGGTTACGATCGACGCCGACGAACTCGAGCCGGTCGTCACCTGGGGGACGACCCCCGGTCAGGGCGTCGGGATCACGAACCCGATCCCGGCACCGGAGGACCTGCCGGCGGACAAAGCCGACACGGCCCGACGTGCTCAAGAGCACATGCGCGTCGAACCCGGTGAGACGATGGAGGGCTACCAGATCGACGTCGCCTTCCTCGGCTCGTGTACGAACGCCCGTCTCCCCGACCTGCGTCGTGCCGCGGCGATCGTCGAGGGCCGACAGGTCCACGACGACGTTCGCGCGCTGGTCGTCCCCGGTAGCCAGCGCGTCCAGCGGACTGCCGAAGCGGAGGGCCTGAAAGATACCTTCGAGGAAGCCGGCTTCGAGTGGCGCAACGCCGGCTGTTCGATGTGTCTGGGCATGAACGACGACCAGCTGGAAGGCGACGAGGCCTCCGCCTCGTCGTCGAACCGGAACTTCGTCGGTCGCCAGGGCAGCAAGGACGGTCGCACCGTGTTGATGAACCCCCAGATGGTCGCCGCGGCGGCGATCGAAGGTGAAGTGACCGACGTTCGCGAGATGAAGGAGGTGCAAACGGCGTGA
- the leuB gene encoding 3-isopropylmalate dehydrogenase, whose amino-acid sequence MTHEIVVIPGDGIGQEVTPAAVDVLEALDLEFEFVEADAGDAVAEETGEPLPQETYDLAAGADATLFGAVGETAADVILPLREAVESFVNIRPAKAYPGVDALRPETDLVFLRENTEGVYSGHEDRLSQDVSTLTRVVTESASRDLAEFACDYVAGDGHDGFTIAHKANVMRETDGLFRDTVAEVAEENGVETDEVLMDAFATHVCLDPTQFDVVVCPNLAGDVLSDLAAGLVGGLGLLPSANVGPERALFEPVHGSAPDIAGEGVANPAATIISAAMMLEHLGYDDEADAVHEAVETTLEEGPHTPDLGGDASTADVTEVVIDRL is encoded by the coding sequence ATGACTCACGAGATCGTCGTCATCCCCGGCGATGGCATCGGGCAGGAAGTCACACCCGCGGCCGTAGACGTCCTCGAGGCCCTCGACCTCGAGTTCGAGTTCGTCGAGGCCGACGCCGGCGACGCCGTCGCCGAGGAGACCGGCGAGCCACTCCCACAGGAGACCTACGACCTGGCGGCCGGGGCCGACGCGACGCTGTTCGGTGCGGTTGGCGAGACCGCCGCGGACGTGATCCTTCCGCTCCGGGAGGCTGTCGAGTCGTTCGTCAACATCCGACCCGCCAAAGCGTACCCGGGCGTCGACGCACTTCGCCCCGAGACTGACCTCGTGTTCCTCCGGGAGAACACCGAGGGGGTCTACTCGGGCCACGAGGATCGCCTGTCTCAGGACGTCTCGACGCTCACTCGCGTCGTCACGGAGTCGGCCTCCCGCGACCTCGCGGAGTTCGCCTGTGACTACGTCGCTGGCGACGGCCACGACGGCTTCACCATCGCCCACAAGGCGAACGTGATGCGCGAGACCGACGGCCTCTTCCGGGACACCGTCGCCGAGGTCGCCGAGGAAAACGGCGTCGAGACCGACGAGGTGCTCATGGACGCCTTCGCGACCCACGTCTGTCTCGACCCCACCCAGTTCGACGTCGTCGTCTGTCCGAACCTCGCTGGCGACGTCCTCTCGGACCTCGCCGCCGGCCTCGTCGGTGGCCTCGGCTTGCTCCCCAGCGCCAACGTCGGCCCCGAGCGCGCCCTGTTCGAACCCGTCCACGGCTCCGCGCCCGACATCGCCGGCGAGGGCGTCGCCAACCCCGCCGCGACGATCATCTCGGCCGCGATGATGCTCGAGCACCTCGGCTACGACGACGAGGCCGACGCCGTCCACGAGGCCGTCGAGACCACGCTCGAGGAAGGTCCACACACGCCTGACCTCGGCGGTGACGCCTCGACGGCTGACGTGACCGAGGTCGTCATCGACCGACTCTGA
- a CDS encoding CBS domain-containing protein, which yields MEAETRVQVADVMSSPLETISTDATVQDAARKMCDDEINALVVTTHPPSIVTSTDVLQIAAEDRRASEVPVTEVMTDSVETVPPDIYLEEVAAMLTTFEIKHLPVVNGDDDYVGMISSTDVTAQLS from the coding sequence ATGGAAGCAGAAACCAGAGTCCAGGTCGCCGACGTGATGTCGAGCCCGCTCGAGACCATCTCGACGGACGCGACGGTCCAGGACGCCGCCCGGAAGATGTGCGACGACGAGATCAACGCGCTCGTGGTGACTACCCATCCACCGTCGATCGTCACCAGCACGGACGTGCTCCAGATCGCAGCGGAGGATCGACGCGCCAGCGAGGTGCCCGTTACCGAGGTGATGACCGACTCCGTCGAGACCGTCCCGCCGGACATCTACCTCGAGGAGGTCGCTGCGATGTTGACCACGTTCGAGATCAAACACCTGCCGGTCGTCAACGGTGACGACGACTACGTCGGGATGATCTCGTCGACGGACGTCACGGCACAGCTGTCGTAA
- the ilvN gene encoding acetolactate synthase small subunit has translation MTRERGLEGPPPEERETPAGRRNTQGIRIDPEVEATHEPRRTVISALVEHEPGVLSDVSGLFSRRQFNIESLTVGPTEDESRARITLVVEEPDPGIEQIKKQLRKLIPVVSVRELEPDAMRRELALIKVESDRPDQVAAVASMYDAKTVDSCPATATFEITGARQKIDAAIETFEQFGIREISRTGTTALARGTDETTGPSPAEATESTADEANHEPYQPADDD, from the coding sequence ATGACACGCGAACGCGGACTCGAGGGGCCACCACCGGAAGAACGCGAGACGCCAGCGGGACGGCGAAACACCCAGGGGATCCGCATCGATCCCGAAGTCGAGGCGACCCACGAGCCACGGCGGACGGTCATCTCGGCGCTGGTCGAACACGAACCCGGCGTCCTCTCGGACGTCTCGGGACTGTTCTCCCGGCGGCAGTTCAACATCGAGAGCCTCACCGTCGGTCCGACCGAAGACGAGTCCCGCGCCCGGATCACCCTCGTGGTCGAGGAACCGGACCCGGGAATCGAACAGATCAAGAAACAGCTCCGCAAGCTGATCCCGGTCGTCTCGGTGCGCGAACTCGAACCCGACGCGATGCGTCGGGAACTGGCACTCATCAAGGTCGAGTCAGACCGGCCCGACCAGGTCGCCGCCGTCGCGTCCATGTACGACGCGAAGACGGTCGACTCCTGTCCGGCAACGGCGACGTTCGAGATCACGGGCGCCCGTCAGAAGATCGACGCCGCGATCGAGACCTTCGAGCAGTTCGGCATCCGGGAGATCTCCCGGACCGGCACGACGGCGCTCGCTCGCGGCACCGACGAGACGACCGGCCCGTCGCCCGCGGAAGCGACCGAATCGACCGCCGACGAGGCGAACCACGAACCCTACCAACCAGCAGACGATGACTGA
- a CDS encoding MaoC family dehydratase, giving the protein MSSNSPETDGTDEQTANWSTVSRHVMNSYVEANNALLAAMGLSPATEPMASQSASEDRSAAAPPVTDLPHCEESWKTDRSVESVTDLEVGDHVRFTKPISDADVSAFAQVSGDTNRLHLEEEFAESTRFYGRIAHGTLVAGTISAALARLPGLTIYLSQDLEFHAPVEIDDVVTAEVEIVETLGDGRYRLRTTVSKRPEWTAEVAEDGATDDQTSEGGATVIDGEAVVLVEPAEQ; this is encoded by the coding sequence ATGAGTAGTAACTCTCCGGAGACTGACGGCACCGACGAACAGACGGCGAACTGGTCGACCGTCTCGAGACACGTGATGAACAGCTACGTCGAAGCGAACAACGCCCTGCTGGCCGCAATGGGGCTGTCACCGGCCACGGAGCCGATGGCGTCGCAGTCGGCGTCCGAGGATCGATCCGCTGCTGCGCCGCCGGTCACTGACCTGCCCCACTGCGAGGAGTCCTGGAAGACGGACCGCTCGGTGGAGTCGGTCACAGACCTCGAGGTCGGCGACCACGTTCGATTCACCAAGCCGATCAGCGACGCGGACGTCTCCGCGTTCGCACAGGTGTCGGGCGACACGAACCGCCTCCACCTCGAAGAGGAGTTCGCCGAGTCAACCCGGTTCTACGGGCGAATCGCCCACGGCACGCTCGTGGCGGGGACGATCAGCGCCGCGCTCGCCCGCCTCCCAGGACTCACGATCTACCTCTCGCAGGACCTCGAGTTTCACGCGCCCGTCGAAATCGACGACGTCGTCACCGCCGAAGTCGAGATCGTCGAGACCCTCGGCGACGGACGGTATCGCCTCCGCACGACCGTCTCGAAGCGACCGGAGTGGACAGCCGAAGTCGCCGAGGACGGGGCGACGGACGACCAGACGTCGGAGGGCGGTGCGACGGTGATCGACGGCGAGGCCGTCGTCCTCGTCGAACCGGCCGAGCAGTGA
- the ilvC gene encoding ketol-acid reductoisomerase: protein MTDEFTTPIYYDDDADVSTLDDETVAVLGYGSQGHAHALNLHESDVDVVVGLREDSSSRSAAEADGLTVETPAEAVSQASYISVLVPDTVQASVYENAIEPNLEAGDTLQFAHGLNIHYNQITPPEDVDVTMVAPKSPGHLVRRNYENDEGTPGLLAIYQDTTGDAEERALAYAKAIGCTRAGVIETTFQEEVESDLFGEQAVLCGGVTALVKHGYEALVDAGYSPEIAYFECLNELKLIVDLMYEGGNMEMWNSVSDTAEYGGLTRGDRIVDDSVRENMDEVLEEVQNGEFAREWILENQAGRPTYSQLRQAEQNHEIEDVGARLRELFAWADEDEDEETEDESVAVQADD, encoded by the coding sequence ATGACTGACGAATTCACGACTCCGATCTATTACGACGACGACGCAGACGTATCGACGCTCGACGACGAGACGGTAGCCGTCCTCGGCTACGGCAGCCAGGGCCACGCCCACGCGCTCAACCTCCACGAGAGCGACGTGGACGTGGTCGTCGGGCTCCGCGAGGACTCCTCGTCGCGCTCTGCCGCCGAAGCCGACGGCCTCACCGTCGAGACGCCCGCCGAGGCCGTCTCACAGGCGAGTTACATCTCCGTACTCGTCCCCGACACCGTCCAGGCGTCGGTCTACGAGAACGCGATCGAACCGAACCTCGAGGCCGGTGACACCCTCCAGTTCGCCCACGGGCTGAACATTCACTACAACCAGATCACCCCGCCCGAGGACGTTGACGTGACGATGGTCGCCCCGAAGAGTCCGGGTCACCTCGTTCGCCGCAACTACGAGAACGACGAGGGAACGCCCGGCCTGCTGGCGATCTATCAGGACACCACGGGCGACGCCGAAGAACGCGCCCTCGCGTACGCGAAGGCAATCGGCTGCACCCGCGCTGGCGTCATCGAGACGACCTTCCAGGAGGAAGTCGAATCGGACCTCTTCGGCGAACAGGCCGTCCTCTGTGGCGGCGTCACCGCACTGGTCAAACACGGCTACGAAGCGCTCGTCGACGCCGGCTACTCCCCCGAGATCGCCTACTTCGAGTGTCTGAACGAACTCAAACTCATCGTCGACCTGATGTACGAGGGTGGGAACATGGAGATGTGGAACTCCGTCTCCGACACCGCCGAGTACGGCGGTCTCACCCGCGGCGACCGCATCGTCGACGACTCAGTCCGTGAGAACATGGACGAGGTCCTCGAGGAGGTCCAGAACGGCGAGTTCGCTCGCGAGTGGATCCTCGAGAACCAGGCCGGACGACCGACCTACAGCCAGCTCCGACAGGCCGAACAGAACCACGAGATCGAAGACGTCGGCGCACGCCTGCGCGAACTGTTCGCGTGGGCCGACGAAGACGAGGACGAGGAGACCGAAGACGAGTCCGTCGCCGTGCAGGCCGACGACTGA
- a CDS encoding LeuA family protein yields MTPVRGVEFFQGTLDSTDEIESARVFDTTLRDGEQSPGTSFSYDDKRQIAAILDEMGTHVIEAGFPVNSDAEFEAVRDIASSTSTTTCGLARVVEADIEAALESDVEMVHTFVSTSDVQIEDSMHATRDEVVQRAVESVERIKEAGAICMFSPMDATRTDEQFLMDVIEAVTDAGTDWINIPDTCGVATPTRFRAMIEKVCAHTDAHIDVHTHDDFGLATANALAGIEAGADQAQVSVNSIGERAGNAAYEEFVMAVESLYQTDTGIDTTRITELSEIVEDKSGMPTPGNKPVVGDNAFSHESGIHAAGVIENSDTFEPGVMTPEMVGAERKLILGKHTGTHSVRERLREQGFDPTADEVKAVTRRVKDYGAEKRRVTVDDLERFAEEAGVDRQREEGVRV; encoded by the coding sequence CTGACACCAGTCAGGGGGGTCGAGTTCTTCCAGGGCACGTTAGATTCCACTGACGAAATAGAGTCAGCACGTGTCTTCGATACCACCCTCCGGGATGGTGAACAGTCACCCGGAACCTCGTTCTCGTACGACGACAAGCGTCAGATCGCCGCGATCTTAGACGAGATGGGTACCCACGTCATCGAAGCCGGGTTCCCAGTCAACTCAGACGCCGAGTTCGAAGCCGTCCGTGACATCGCGTCGTCGACGTCGACGACCACCTGCGGACTGGCGAGAGTCGTCGAGGCCGACATCGAAGCGGCACTCGAGTCGGACGTCGAGATGGTGCACACGTTCGTGTCCACCAGTGACGTCCAGATCGAGGATTCGATGCACGCCACGCGAGACGAGGTCGTACAGCGCGCAGTCGAGTCGGTCGAGCGAATCAAAGAGGCGGGAGCGATCTGCATGTTCTCGCCGATGGACGCGACCAGAACCGACGAGCAGTTCCTGATGGACGTGATCGAAGCGGTCACCGACGCGGGAACCGACTGGATCAACATTCCCGACACCTGCGGCGTCGCGACGCCGACCCGGTTCAGGGCCATGATCGAGAAGGTCTGTGCCCACACCGACGCGCACATCGACGTCCACACCCACGACGACTTCGGGCTGGCCACCGCCAATGCACTGGCCGGCATCGAAGCGGGAGCGGATCAGGCCCAGGTGTCGGTCAACTCCATCGGCGAACGCGCGGGCAACGCCGCCTACGAGGAGTTCGTCATGGCCGTCGAGTCCCTCTACCAGACGGACACGGGGATCGACACGACCCGCATCACCGAGCTGTCGGAGATCGTCGAGGACAAGAGCGGTATGCCGACCCCGGGCAACAAGCCCGTCGTCGGCGACAACGCCTTCTCCCACGAGAGCGGCATCCACGCCGCCGGCGTCATCGAGAACTCCGATACGTTCGAACCGGGCGTGATGACCCCCGAGATGGTCGGTGCCGAACGAAAGCTGATCCTCGGGAAGCACACCGGAACCCACTCGGTCCGGGAGCGCCTGCGCGAGCAGGGCTTCGACCCGACCGCCGACGAGGTCAAGGCAGTCACCCGGCGGGTCAAAGACTACGGTGCCGAGAAGCGACGGGTCACCGTCGACGATCTGGAACGCTTCGCCGAAGAAGCCGGCGTCGACCGCCAGCGCGAAGAGGGGGTGCGCGTCTAA
- the leuD gene encoding 3-isopropylmalate dehydratase small subunit encodes MTTEDIPEVTEVSGSGIPIRGNDIDTDQIIPARFMKVVTFDGLGEFAFFDVRFDENDDPKDHPMNEDRFQDSSVMVVNNNFGCGSSREHAPQALMRWGIDALIGEGFAEIFAGNCLALGIPTVTADSETIEELQAWVDENPDGEIDIDVEAETVTYGGQTIDVTVDDAQRKALVEGVWDTTALMKANAGEVAKLAEELPYVEAGQIPDAE; translated from the coding sequence GTGACGACCGAAGACATACCAGAAGTGACCGAAGTATCGGGGTCGGGCATTCCGATCCGCGGAAACGACATCGACACCGACCAGATCATCCCTGCCCGCTTTATGAAGGTCGTCACCTTCGACGGGCTGGGCGAATTCGCGTTCTTCGACGTGCGATTTGACGAGAACGACGATCCCAAAGACCACCCGATGAACGAAGACCGGTTCCAGGATTCGTCGGTCATGGTCGTCAACAACAACTTCGGCTGTGGCTCCTCGCGCGAGCACGCTCCACAGGCGCTGATGCGCTGGGGTATCGACGCACTGATCGGTGAAGGCTTCGCCGAAATCTTCGCAGGCAACTGTCTGGCTCTCGGCATCCCGACCGTCACCGCCGACAGCGAGACGATCGAGGAACTGCAGGCGTGGGTCGACGAGAACCCCGACGGCGAGATCGACATCGACGTCGAGGCCGAGACGGTCACCTACGGCGGGCAGACGATCGACGTCACGGTCGACGACGCCCAGCGCAAGGCACTCGTCGAGGGCGTCTGGGACACCACGGCGCTCATGAAGGCCAACGCAGGCGAAGTCGCCAAATTGGCCGAAGAACTGCCCTACGTCGAGGCGGGCCAGATTCCCGACGCAGAGTAA